The proteins below are encoded in one region of Candidatus Margulisiibacteriota bacterium:
- the trpC gene encoding indole-3-glycerol phosphate synthase TrpC has translation MDDILAKITSQIASEEKAFFDAFDSVKVTLTRKDKPLQVLSDEFFLIAECKKGSPSKGIIVDDYAPVELAKKYEKAGASAISVLTEKNYFHGAKKHLSMVKSAVNIPVLRKDFIIHPYQVYEAYELGADIVLLIVACLDNDKLHELQELIISYGMTPLVEVHNEEELERALAINPTLVGINNRDLKTFKVDVETSFRLKKLIPDRIKVVSESGIKNNAVVKRLKDAGFFGALIGESILVSSDVRVKINELMGVRGIKICGITNKQDFDALSALGVDYLGFIFYEKSPRYVSSSKVAEFTNSRVTKVGVFVNETADRIREIYSQASLDVVQLHGEESVDFCESLGLPYWKAIRVKDEASLRIIDSFPKNTKFLLDSFVKDNHGGTGQSIAVELIKKALDKTKNIIVAGGIGTENIAEILTLPHLEVDVNSSVELSPGNKDVVKCSEVIAIAKGKKK, from the coding sequence ATGGATGATATTTTAGCAAAAATTACTAGCCAAATTGCTTCGGAAGAAAAAGCTTTTTTTGATGCATTTGATAGTGTAAAAGTTACTTTAACGAGGAAAGACAAGCCATTACAAGTTTTGAGTGATGAGTTTTTTTTAATAGCGGAATGCAAAAAAGGTAGCCCCTCTAAAGGAATAATAGTTGATGATTATGCTCCTGTTGAGTTAGCAAAGAAATATGAAAAAGCAGGAGCCTCGGCTATTTCTGTTTTGACTGAAAAAAATTATTTTCATGGTGCAAAAAAACATTTATCAATGGTTAAGTCTGCCGTCAATATTCCTGTTTTAAGAAAAGATTTTATTATTCACCCTTATCAAGTATACGAAGCATATGAGCTTGGTGCTGATATTGTTTTGCTGATTGTTGCTTGTTTAGATAATGACAAATTGCATGAATTGCAGGAGTTGATTATAAGTTATGGAATGACGCCGCTGGTAGAAGTTCACAATGAAGAAGAGCTGGAAAGAGCGTTAGCAATTAACCCGACTTTGGTAGGAATTAATAACCGTGACTTAAAGACGTTTAAAGTGGATGTTGAAACATCCTTTAGGTTAAAAAAGTTAATTCCAGATAGAATTAAAGTCGTTAGTGAGTCTGGAATAAAAAATAATGCAGTTGTCAAAAGGTTAAAAGATGCTGGGTTTTTTGGTGCACTTATCGGCGAATCAATTTTAGTTAGTAGTGACGTTAGGGTGAAGATTAATGAACTGATGGGAGTTAGAGGAATTAAGATTTGTGGAATTACTAATAAGCAGGATTTTGATGCTCTTTCGGCTTTAGGAGTAGATTATTTGGGCTTTATTTTTTATGAAAAGTCTCCTAGGTATGTGTCTTCGAGTAAGGTTGCTGAATTTACTAATAGTAGAGTAACAAAAGTAGGAGTTTTTGTTAATGAAACGGCTGATAGAATAAGAGAAATATATAGCCAAGCTAGCCTTGATGTTGTCCAGCTTCATGGGGAAGAGTCGGTAGATTTTTGTGAGAGTTTAGGTCTGCCTTATTGGAAAGCAATTCGAGTTAAAGACGAGGCTTCATTAAGAATTATAGATAGCTTCCCAAAGAATACTAAGTTTTTATTAGATTCTTTTGTCAAAGATAATCATGGTGGTACTGGGCAGAGTATTGCTGTTGAGTTAATAAAAAAAGCATTAGATAAGACAAAGAATATAATTGTTGCCGGTGGAATTGGGACGGAGAATATTGCAGAAATATTAACGTTGCCTCATCTTGAGGTGGACGTGAATAGTTCAGTTGAGCTTAGCCCAGGCAACAAAGATGTAGTAAAATGTAGCGAAGTTATTGCAATAGCGAAAGGCAAAAAGAAATGA
- the trpD gene encoding anthranilate phosphoribosyltransferase: MKKLLGKVIDKQDLTEEESMKVMGYITSGEASNIFIASMLTALRMKGETATEITGFIKVMREKVSRIHVKTTSPILDIVGTGGDNANTFNISSLSAIVAAGAGITVAKHGSRSVTSKCGSAEVFASLGVNLEAGPKVLEQALRDVGIAFLFAPGLHPAMKHVMPVRSELKIRTVFNILGPLANPAFADTMVVGVYSAELTRLFAEVLRNVGVKRAFVVYGNDGTDEISLTTTTRAVSLIDGELKEVIINPAEYGFSLVVASELKGGDPEQNKEIALSILSGEGGPKREIVVLNAGVAIALCLPKVDINEGIELAKESIDSGHALQKLNELIEITNG; encoded by the coding sequence ATGAAAAAACTATTAGGTAAAGTAATTGATAAACAAGATTTAACAGAAGAAGAATCAATGAAGGTTATGGGGTACATTACCTCAGGTGAGGCGAGTAATATTTTCATAGCTTCGATGCTGACGGCTTTGAGAATGAAAGGTGAGACAGCAACCGAGATAACTGGATTTATCAAAGTAATGCGTGAAAAAGTAAGTAGAATTCACGTAAAAACTACTTCTCCTATATTGGATATAGTGGGAACGGGTGGAGATAATGCCAACACTTTTAATATTTCAAGTTTATCTGCAATCGTTGCTGCTGGTGCAGGAATTACTGTGGCCAAGCATGGTAGCCGTTCAGTAACATCCAAATGTGGTTCGGCTGAAGTGTTTGCGTCGCTTGGAGTTAATCTGGAGGCAGGACCAAAAGTCCTTGAACAGGCACTTAGGGATGTTGGTATAGCGTTTTTGTTTGCACCTGGTCTTCATCCAGCCATGAAACATGTTATGCCAGTTAGGAGCGAATTAAAGATTAGGACTGTTTTTAATATTTTAGGTCCATTAGCCAACCCAGCCTTTGCGGATACAATGGTTGTTGGTGTTTATAGTGCAGAATTAACAAGATTATTTGCCGAGGTCCTTCGTAATGTAGGGGTGAAAAGAGCATTTGTGGTGTATGGTAATGATGGAACAGACGAGATATCTTTAACAACCACAACCAGAGCTGTATCACTTATAGATGGAGAGTTAAAAGAAGTAATTATCAATCCAGCTGAGTATGGATTTTCGCTTGTTGTAGCAAGTGAGTTAAAAGGTGGAGACCCTGAGCAGAATAAAGAAATTGCTCTTTCAATCTTAAGCGGTGAGGGTGGTCCCAAAAGAGAAATTGTTGTTCTTAATGCTGGCGTGGCAATTGCTTTGTGTTTACCCAAAGTAGATATTAATGAGGGCATTGAACTTGCCAAAGAATCGATTGATTCAGGTCACGCATTGCAAAAACTAAACGAGCTGATAGAGATTACCAATGGATGA
- a CDS encoding tryptophan synthase subunit beta (catalyzes the formation of L-tryptophan from L-serine and 1-(indol-3-yl)glycerol 3-phosphate), translating into MNSYFGQFGGRFVPEMLIPALDELERCYEEAIVDDKFQTELTGLLNNYVGRPSPLYYAENLTRILGGAKVY; encoded by the coding sequence ATGAACTCATATTTTGGACAATTTGGAGGACGCTTTGTCCCCGAGATGCTTATTCCCGCTTTGGATGAGTTAGAAAGATGCTACGAGGAAGCTATTGTTGACGATAAATTTCAAACAGAACTAACGGGTTTATTGAATAATTATGTGGGGAGACCTTCTCCCTTGTATTACGCTGAGAATTTAACACGTATACTGGGTGGAGCAAAAGTCTATT